The Methanocalculus alkaliphilus genome segment TTGGCTGGTTATTCTCTTATTATCTGTTCCCGGAGAAGAGTTCAGCCCTCGCTTCCATATCTGCCCGTCGGATGTACCAGACCGGGGCCATATGATTCGGATGATATCTGCTCTTCGCCTCGCGGAGTCCCGGAGCACCCATGTCCGATTCACGGTTGATGAACCTGTATGTTCCCTGAACCGTCTTGGCCGTCCTCATGTTGATAACTTTATAGATGCCGTCAAATCCGGGGAGGGCCTTCTCAAAGTGAACGACGATCGTCTCAGGGTTCAACTCACCCCAGATCGCAATAGCTCCGATTCCGTCCCCCGTCCGGATGAGGATTCCACGACACTCAAGGTCACTAAAGTGATCGACGGAGTAGATGACTGCATCACGCTCATACGCAAGGATCGGTATCTCATCGCAGTGTTTCCATTCGCACCATTCATCAAGGAAGATCCGTACCTCGGCAATCTTATCCCTGGTGATCGCCTCGACTGTGTACTTCCGGCTTTTCACAAATCTGTTTATCTGGCCCCGGATGGTGACATACTTCTTCCCCGGCAGGTCGGCAAGATCCGAGGCGACGTAGACGTAATCGGCAAAGTCGCGATCCTCATGGATAGGGAGATCCGGGTAGAGCCCCTCTGTCCACTGACGGGTTGTCTCATCCAGCATCTGTACCGGGATCTCCCCTCCTTCCCGGTAAGCAAGAGAGAAGAGATCGT includes the following:
- a CDS encoding DUF2156 domain-containing protein, with amino-acid sequence MLSLDDFSPVTLESRDAIERYLRLYPQTHSDNTTINMLCWNHYANYHYSIQNDSLLIMTIVNGERTFRLPIGPRDDGLINDLFSLAYREGGEIPVQMLDETTRQWTEGLYPDLPIHEDRDFADYVYVASDLADLPGKKYVTIRGQINRFVKSRKYTVEAITRDKIAEVRIFLDEWCEWKHCDEIPILAYERDAVIYSVDHFSDLECRGILIRTGDGIGAIAIWGELNPETIVVHFEKALPGFDGIYKVINMRTAKTVQGTYRFINRESDMGAPGLREAKSRYHPNHMAPVWYIRRADMEARAELFSGNR